A single genomic interval of Camelina sativa cultivar DH55 chromosome 11, Cs, whole genome shotgun sequence harbors:
- the LOC104721057 gene encoding eukaryotic initiation factor 4A-I-like isoform X2, with the protein METVVELLGVLGRRPWLPIVVCCSSRDELDALCSSLSTSPYISLAALYSDLAERERAMVIEKFRRATTNWNQQLNSVVEEGLDESETGKEAKKSHLVVVTDVCLPLLSSGESPLSARVLINYELPTKKETYTRRITTCLAPGGIVINMVVGGEVTTLKSLEESSGIIIAEMPINISEIL; encoded by the exons ATG GAGACAGTAGTGGAGTTATTGGGGGTTCTAGGTCGTCGTCCATGGCTTCCCATTGTAGTTTGTTGCAGCTCTCGTGATGAACTTGACGCCCTCTGCTCTTCTTTATCCACCTCTCCTTACATTTCATTAGCCGCTTTG TACAGCGATCTGGCAGAGAGAGAACGAGCTATGGTTATAGAGAAATTCAGGCGAGCAACAACCAACTGGAACCAGCAACTTAACTCTGTAGTAGAAGAAGGTTTGGACGAGAGTGAAACTGGAAAAGAAGCGAAGAAAtctcatttggttgttgtgACGGATGTTTGTCTTCCCTTACTCTCATCTGGAGAATCTCCTCTTTCCGCACGCGTTCTTATAAACTATGAGCTTCCTACAAAGAAG GAAACATATACAAGGCGTATAACAACTTGCTTAGCTCCag GTGGTATTGTCATAAACATGGTTGTTGGAGGTGAAGTCACGACTCTCAAAAGCCTCGAGGAAAGCAGCGGCATTATCATCGCAGAGATGCCAATCAAT ATTTCTGAAATCTTGTAA
- the LOC104721057 gene encoding eukaryotic initiation factor 4A-I-like isoform X1, with product METMEAAPSPPFQSPSRSSQQQLHFYLAVDRPQFKMETVVELLGVLGRRPWLPIVVCCSSRDELDALCSSLSTSPYISLAALYSDLAERERAMVIEKFRRATTNWNQQLNSVVEEGLDESETGKEAKKSHLVVVTDVCLPLLSSGESPLSARVLINYELPTKKETYTRRITTCLAPGGIVINMVVGGEVTTLKSLEESSGIIIAEMPINISEIL from the exons ATGGAAACCATGGAAGCAGCTCCATCTCCTCCTTTTCAATCTCCATCTCGTTCCAG TCAACAACAGTTGCACTTCTACCTCGCCGTGGATCGTCCCCAATTCAAAATG GAGACAGTAGTGGAGTTATTGGGGGTTCTAGGTCGTCGTCCATGGCTTCCCATTGTAGTTTGTTGCAGCTCTCGTGATGAACTTGACGCCCTCTGCTCTTCTTTATCCACCTCTCCTTACATTTCATTAGCCGCTTTG TACAGCGATCTGGCAGAGAGAGAACGAGCTATGGTTATAGAGAAATTCAGGCGAGCAACAACCAACTGGAACCAGCAACTTAACTCTGTAGTAGAAGAAGGTTTGGACGAGAGTGAAACTGGAAAAGAAGCGAAGAAAtctcatttggttgttgtgACGGATGTTTGTCTTCCCTTACTCTCATCTGGAGAATCTCCTCTTTCCGCACGCGTTCTTATAAACTATGAGCTTCCTACAAAGAAG GAAACATATACAAGGCGTATAACAACTTGCTTAGCTCCag GTGGTATTGTCATAAACATGGTTGTTGGAGGTGAAGTCACGACTCTCAAAAGCCTCGAGGAAAGCAGCGGCATTATCATCGCAGAGATGCCAATCAAT ATTTCTGAAATCTTGTAA
- the LOC104727535 gene encoding putative F-box/kelch-repeat protein At3g24610, whose amino-acid sequence MSLVGSLTGGTRQASSSMRVVRASAAVGVVDGKIYVLGGFEHFCSISRKWGEVFDPKTQTWDDLPMPPSNKYNLNYPLMYESAVMDEKVFALNGAGRGYFGVMQMNWIGANTRGRCGERSWDWKLLTDTLCDSKLVNYGGRMSESADHWKSCKRKRVWHGLTNELDRLLPGHKLSNSGPNMLLFWDVFGPEKLEIWCAEISLRRCNERVEICGKIEWSEAVMTFKTPLHQHHCKLLYSLSLNF is encoded by the exons ATGTCATTGGTGGGAAGCTTAACGGGAGGCACACGTCAAGCGTCTTCTTCCATGAGGGTGGTTCGAGCTTCTGCTGCAGTGGGCGTGGTCGATGGGAAGATATATGTATTGGGAGGTTTCGAACATTTCTGCTCAATTTCCCGCAAGTGGGGAGAAGTTTTTGACCCAAAGACGCAGACTTGGGATGACTTGCCAATGCCGCCATCGAATAAGTACAACCTAAACTACCCCTTAATGTACGAAAGCGCCGTGATGGACGAGAAGGTTTTCGCTTTGAACGGGGCGGGTAGAG GATACTTTGGTGTGAtgcaaatgaattggattggcGCAAACACGAGGGGAAGGTGTGGAGAGAGGTCATGGGATTGGAAACTCTTAACGGACACTCTATGTGACTCCAAGCTAGTCAACTATGGTGGGAGGATGTCAGAGTCTGCAGATCATTGGAAGTCATGCAAAAGGAAGAGGGTGTGGCATGGATTGACTAATGAACTTGACAGATTGCTTCCGGGGCACAAACTTAGTAACTCTGGTCCTAACATGTTACTCTTTTGGGACGTGTTTGGTCCTGAGAAATTGGAGATTTGGTGTGCAGAGATCTCTTTAAGAAGATGCAATGAGAGAGTTGAGATTTGCGGCAAGATTGAGTGGTCGGAAGCTGTCATGACATTCAAAACTCCTCTACATCAGCATCACTGTAAGCTTTTgtattctctttctctcaatttCTGA
- the LOC104721058 gene encoding uncharacterized membrane protein At3g27390-like: MAVVTNLGSCLKISYVIFAFCSAFFLGALKGLIVGPIAGLTLIVGNVGVILGLFPAHVTWTIYAIAKTDKFDIPLKLAILVALPALFGIWLGLSIAISVLVGVGYGFFTPWISAFEAFRQDTVSNKFFHCLVDGTWGTIKGSCTVVTDFADFCYHSYPLYLKELRESPASDELQTLRLIHVPGCIIVGIIGLLIDIPLFTAIAVVKSPYLLLKGWYRLAQDAINREGPFLEIACIPVAGLTILLWPIIVIGFVLTTIFSSIFVGLYGAVIVFQERSFRRGVSYVIAVVGEFDEYTNDWLYLREGTIFPKPRYRMRRVSFSSEVSVIVHPSNLNRVNSSGSADAPAMLVPSLVHSVSVREAIQEVRMVQIWEHMMGWFEMQGRELLDAGVLTPADLYESLKGRHGNESSIINVGLPSYALLHTLLSSIKAGAHGVLLLDGSEVTHLNRPQDKFLDWIFNPIMVLKDQIRAIKLGESEVRYLEKVVLFGNHEQRMEAWDNRGDPPQENVRAAQIQGISRRMMGMVRSVSKLPTYRRRFRQVVKALITYYLEKQGLNRTGSMSSGEFIEEI, from the exons ATGGCTGTCGTCACTAACCTAGGAAGCTGTCTGAAGATTTCGTACGTCATATTTGCCTTCTGTTCTGCTTTCTTTCTCGGTGCTCTCAAAG GTTTGATCGTAGGTCCGATTGCTGGTTTAACATTAATAGTAGGAAATGTTGGAGTGATTCTTGGTTTGTTCCCTGCACATGTTACTTGGACTATTTACGCTATTGCAAA GACAGATAAATTTGACATTCCTCTGAAACTAGCAATCTTAGTGGCACTTCCTGCATTGTTTGGTATATGGTTAGGTCTGAGTATAGCTATTAGTGTTCTTGTTGGTGTTGGCTATGGATTCTTCACTCCCTGGATCTCTGCTTTTGAAGCATTTAGACAAGACACTGTATCCAACAAGTTCTTCCACTGTCTTGTG GATGGAACTTGGGGAACCATCAAAGGAAGTTGTACTGTGGTTACAGATTTCGCGGACTTTTGTTACCATTCTTATCCGCTTTACTTGAAGGAGTTGCGTGAATCTCCTGCCTCAGATGAGCTTCAAACTCTtag GTTGATTCATGTTCCTGGATGCATAATTGTAGGGATTATAGGATTACTCATTGATATCCCTCTTTTCACTGCAATAGCCGTTGTTAAAAGCCCTTACCTTCTGCTTAAAGGCTGGTACCGTCTAGCTCAAGACGCCATTAATCGTGAAGGACCTTTCCTTGAGATAGCTTGTATACCAGTTGCTGGTCTGACAATACTGTTATGGCCTATTATTGTCATTGGATTTGTTTTGACCACCATCTTCTCCAGCATCTTTGTCGGTTTGTATGGAGCAGTTATTGTATTTCAG GAAAGGTCATTCAGAAGAGGAGTCTCTTATGTGATTGCAGTAGttggagaatttgatgagtACACAAATGATTGGCTTTACCTTAGAGAAGGAACTATCTTCCCAAA GCCAAGATATCGGATGAGAAGAGTATCGTTCTCAAGTGAAGTATCTGTGATTGTTCACCCTTCAAATCTAAACAGAGTCAATAGTTCAGGTTCTGCAGATGCTCCAGCGATGCTAGTACCAAGCCTAGTTCACTCTGTATCGGTTAGAGAAGCAATTCAAGAAGTGAGAATGGTTCAG ATTTGGGAGCATATGATGGGGTGGTTTGAGATGCAAGGCAGAGAGCTACTAGACGCGGGAGTGTTAACACCAGCTGATCTCTATGAGTCTTTAAAGGGAAGACACGGAAACGAATCATCGATTATTAATGTGGGGCTTCCTTCTTACGCTTTGTTGCATACATTGCTTAGCTCTATTAAAGCTGGTGCTCATGGTGTGCTTCTGCTTGATGGCTCGGAAGTGACTCATTTGAATAGACCACAAGACAAGTTTTTGGACTGGATCTTTAATCCAATCATGGTATTGAAAGATCAGATTCGAGCGATTAAACTTGGAGAAAGTGAAGTTAGGTACTTGGAGAAAGTTGTTCTCTTTGGAAACCATGAACAACGCATGGAAGCTTGGGATAATCGCGGTGACCCGCCTCAAGAAAACGTTCGAGCTGCTCAAATTCAAGGAATCAGCAGAAG GATGATGGGAATGGTACGGAGCGTATCTAAGCTTCCTACTTATAGGAGAAGGTTCAGGCAAGTGGTTAAGGCTCTAATAACTTATTATTTAGAGAAGCAAGGCTTGAATCGAACCGGTTCCATGAGCTCTGGAGAATTCATCGAAGAGATCTAA